The window TTTCCGTCTCCAGGCTCACCAGCTTATCTAGCTTACTTAAATTGTTCCGGTAAAACTCGCCCAGGTGAATAAGAAGGTCTCTAGCCGTTTCCTGCTCTTTCCGGCAGTAATAAACGATGGTATTGAGGGCGTTGAAAAGAAAATGGGGATTGATCTGCGCCTGCAGCGCCCTTATTTCGGCCTGTGCCAGCAAATGAGCCTGGCGCTGCCCCCTGCTTATTTCAATCTGCGTCGAAAACAGCTGCCCCAGCCCTAAGGCAAGTTCAGTTTCAAACGGGGTAATGCTGTTTTCAGTCAGCTTGTAAAGGACCAGGGCGCCAATAACTTCATTATTTTCCTTCAAGGGAACGACGACCTTTGAGGAAAGAGGGCATTCCGCCACGGGGCAGCCGATTCCTGCTTTCTCCTGGACAAGTTTGAAGCGCCCCGTCTGCAGGACTTCACGTGTACTGCTGGTAATAACATCATTGCCCGCTTGGTGATGGTCGCTTCCTGCCCCCACGAAAGCCAAAATCTTGTCGGGGGAAGTTATGGCGACTGCTCCCAGCTCCTCCACCTTTCCAAAAATGATCCCGGCTGTTTTTTGAGCAGAAGCGCAGTTAAGCCCTTTGCGAAGGTAAGGCAGGGTATCGTTGGCAATTTTCAAAGCAAACTGTGCGGCCGTGGCCTCAACCTTTTCCTGTGCCCGGTGGACGCTGTCCAGAATGGCAATAAATGCTGCCACGCCGAAAGAGTTTATAATGATCATGGGGGGACCTATTACCGACACAAGGCGTACCGCCTGCTCCAGCGGTTTCGGTATCAGCAGGAGGAGTCCCATATGAAACACTTCCAGGATAAAAGCAACCACCAGGGCGGAAAACCACCTGTCTTTCTTGTACCGAAACTTATGATGAATGAACCCGGCCAGCAGTCCTTCGAGGATGGTTGAAACGGCGCTGGTCCCGGCCGTAAAACCGCCCAGCATATAACGGTGGCAACCCGCGATCAGGCCTGCCCCCAGTCCGACCACGGGTCCCGCCATAAGTCCTGCCACAATCGGTCCTACCGCCCTGTTGTTGGCAATGGCCCCGTAAACAGGAAGACCGTTATATGTTCCCAATATCCCAATTATTCCGAAAAATGTGGCCAGCAGAACCTGTTCGGGGTATTTGATCTCCCTCCTCAGCATGATGGTCTTAAAAACTCTCGCCCTGCTGAGAAGAAAAACAAAAAGAAGAACCACCGTCAGGCCGGTATAAAGCTGCAGCGTAATGTCCTTGATCAAACGGCCTCATCTCCCTCTTTTTGTTCGTGACCTATTGAATGTGACTTCATTATTTCATTATAAATTTTATCATTTTTTTATTATACTGGCTACTTTGTCCAATCCAAAGCGGCAGCAAACAACCCCGCTTAAGCGTTGGCGGCCGGCGAAGCGCCGCCCGTGTCCCTTATGAACCCGTGCTTGAAGAATTCTACCAGCTGCCTGGCCGCCTCCTCGAACGTCAGCTGGTTGGCCAGGATGAATTCGGGGTTTAAGACGGCCTGGACGGAAGCCAGCACTGCGGCGGCGGCGATCCGGGGGTCTATGCTCCCGGCAAGCCTGTTTTGGCCCTCTTTGAGGAAAATGCCAATCAGAAGGTGCGCCCTCTCCATCCGGTATTTGTCGATCTTTTCCCAGTACTGCGGGTAGTGCCGGTTTAAATCCTGCATAACCATCGGGTTTATGAAAGTGCGGCCGACGTGATAAAAAATGTTGAGGATGTCTTCAAACTTTTTATCGGGTTCCTTGTCGGAGGCGATTATTTTTTCCAGCCTGCCGCCAACCGTGGAAAGAAGCTTGTCGATAACAGCCTCGATTATCTCGTCCTTGCTGTTGAAATAGCGGTAAACCGTCCGCTTGCTCACTCCCGCACCGGCGGCGATCTCGTCGACCGTGATCCTGTAAAACCCTTTCTGCCGTGATAATTCCGTAAATGCCGCAATGATCCTCTCTTTAATGACAATTCCCCCCTCCCTGTCCACACTTGATTCGCCCGGTCCTAGCCGACTTTCTTCTTAAACTTAAGGGTGCTGACGGTCAACAGGACCACCGAAAAAACCAGCAGGCACGAAACCTGTCCCACCAGGTAGCCCAACCCAATCCCCTTCAGCACGATGCCCCGGATAATATCGAGATAATACGTTAACGGAATCAGGGCGCCGATGTAATATATCAACCTGGGCATGGCGTCGCGCGGGAACATGAACCCGGAAAGCATGATGCTGGGAAGCATGAAGAAGAAGGCCAGCTGCATGGCCTGCATCTGGGTCCTGGCTATATTGGAGACGAGTATGCCCAAACCCAGGGAAGCCGTGATAAAAAAGAGGGTCAGCAGGTAAAGCTCCAACAGGCTTCCCTTGATGGGAACATGAAAGACAATTTTGCCGATCAGCAGAGCCAGGGTTATCTGAATGTAGCCCAGCACAATGTACGGCAGTATTTTCCCGACCATCAGCTCATAGGATTTTACCGGCGTCACCATCAGCTGCTCCAGGGTGCCGCGCTCTCTTTCCCTCACTATCCCCATGGCAGTAAGCATGACCATGGAAAGGGTCACCAGGATGCCGAGGATGGCAGGAACCATGTAATACGCGGTAATCCCGTCCGGGTTGTACCAGGAACGGACCCTGATATCGTAAGGAGGCCCTGTAATATGAACCCTGCGGGCCAGGACATCCTGGGACTTGATAAGGCCGATGGAATTGGCCACGGCAACGGCCTGGTTGGAAACCATGCTGTCGCTGGCGTCCACTATTACCTGGATAGAGGCCTGTTCGCCCCTCCTCAAGTTCCGCGCATAGTCCGGAGGGAAAATGATTCCTGCTTTGGCCTTCCCGCTGTCGATCATCTCGTTGACTTCGTCATAGCTGTTTGCCGTGTATTTTACGTCGAAGTACCCTGAAGCGCTGAAAGCATCCAGCATTTCCCTGCTTTCGGCGGTAAGAGACTGATCGAAAACCACCGTGGAAATGTGTTTTACTTCGGTCTGGATGGCAAAACCAAACAGCAAAAGCTGCACTAAAGGGAGCATAAACGTCAGGGCCAAAGTCATCCTGTCCCTGCGGATCTGTAAGAATTCCTTGTATAAAACGGCCAGGATTCTATGCATTCTCGGTCCCTCCCCTGCGTCGTTTGGACAAGGCCACGAAAACGTCTTCCAAAGACGGGATAATGGCTTTCGGTCTCACGCCGACAGCTTTGTAAAGGTCCTCTTCATTCCCCGCGCCGTCCAACAGCACATGGAGAAGCGGCCCGTGAACGGTGCAGTCCTTCACATAAGGAAGGGCCGCTATTTCTTCCATCCTCTCCATGGCCCCGGGCAGAGCCAGCTCCACCAGGTGCCCGCGGAGAACGCTTTTTTTCAAGTTGCCCGGAGCGTCCACCGCCAGCAGCTCTCCTTCCGAGATGAAGGCGATTTTGTGGCAGCGTTCGGCTTCGTCCATGAAATGGGTGGTGACCATTACGGTCGTCCCGGACACGGCCATTTCCCGGATGAGGTTAAAAAACGCGCGGCGGCTGGTGGGGCTCACTCCGCTGGTCGGTTCGTCAAGAAAGACCAGCGAAGGGCGGGCGATGATGGCGCATCCAAGGGCCAGGCGCTGCTTCCAGCCGCCGCTCAAATTGGCGACCAGTTCCTTTTCTCTCCCCAGCAGCCGGGCCATGGCAATCATTTCCCGGATGCGCTCCGCTCTCTCCCGGCGAGGGACGTTATAGATGCCGGCGTAAAAGCTCAAGTTCTCTTCCACGGTCAGGTCTTCGTAAAGGCTGAATTTTTGGGACATGTAGCCGATTCTCGCTTTGATCTTTTCCGTCTCTTTCATCAGGTCATAGCCCAGGACCGTTGCCGAACCTGACGTCGGCTCAAGAATGCCGCAGAGCATCCTGATGGCCGTGGTTTTTCCCGCCCCGTTGGGTCCCAGAAACCCATATATTTCTCCCCTGCCAATCCTGATGTTCAATTTATCCACGGCGACAA is drawn from Peptococcaceae bacterium and contains these coding sequences:
- a CDS encoding ABC transporter permease produces the protein MHRILAVLYKEFLQIRRDRMTLALTFMLPLVQLLLFGFAIQTEVKHISTVVFDQSLTAESREMLDAFSASGYFDVKYTANSYDEVNEMIDSGKAKAGIIFPPDYARNLRRGEQASIQVIVDASDSMVSNQAVAVANSIGLIKSQDVLARRVHITGPPYDIRVRSWYNPDGITAYYMVPAILGILVTLSMVMLTAMGIVRERERGTLEQLMVTPVKSYELMVGKILPYIVLGYIQITLALLIGKIVFHVPIKGSLLELYLLTLFFITASLGLGILVSNIARTQMQAMQLAFFFMLPSIMLSGFMFPRDAMPRLIYYIGALIPLTYYLDIIRGIVLKGIGLGYLVGQVSCLLVFSVVLLTVSTLKFKKKVG
- a CDS encoding TetR/AcrR family transcriptional regulator, which produces MDREGGIVIKERIIAAFTELSRQKGFYRITVDEIAAGAGVSKRTVYRYFNSKDEIIEAVIDKLLSTVGGRLEKIIASDKEPDKKFEDILNIFYHVGRTFINPMVMQDLNRHYPQYWEKIDKYRMERAHLLIGIFLKEGQNRLAGSIDPRIAAAAVLASVQAVLNPEFILANQLTFEEAARQLVEFFKHGFIRDTGGASPAANA
- a CDS encoding sensor histidine kinase, translating into MIKDITLQLYTGLTVVLLFVFLLSRARVFKTIMLRREIKYPEQVLLATFFGIIGILGTYNGLPVYGAIANNRAVGPIVAGLMAGPVVGLGAGLIAGCHRYMLGGFTAGTSAVSTILEGLLAGFIHHKFRYKKDRWFSALVVAFILEVFHMGLLLLIPKPLEQAVRLVSVIGPPMIIINSFGVAAFIAILDSVHRAQEKVEATAAQFALKIANDTLPYLRKGLNCASAQKTAGIIFGKVEELGAVAITSPDKILAFVGAGSDHHQAGNDVITSSTREVLQTGRFKLVQEKAGIGCPVAECPLSSKVVVPLKENNEVIGALVLYKLTENSITPFETELALGLGQLFSTQIEISRGQRQAHLLAQAEIRALQAQINPHFLFNALNTIVYYCRKEQETARDLLIHLGEFYRNNLSKLDKLVSLETEIKHVDSYVKIEQARFRDKLKVIYNIDPKCNCLIPPLILQPLVENAIKHGIFPKKEGGKVVITGKARGDKAYLIVEDDGVGMPPDLLEKVLQYDPKRKNIGLSNVHSRLQNIYGNSFGLKIESKLGKGTRVTVPIPLGENGAVF
- a CDS encoding ABC transporter ATP-binding protein, with the protein product MEDVIVTENLTKAFGGFVAVDKLNIRIGRGEIYGFLGPNGAGKTTAIRMLCGILEPTSGSATVLGYDLMKETEKIKARIGYMSQKFSLYEDLTVEENLSFYAGIYNVPRRERAERIREMIAMARLLGREKELVANLSGGWKQRLALGCAIIARPSLVFLDEPTSGVSPTSRRAFFNLIREMAVSGTTVMVTTHFMDEAERCHKIAFISEGELLAVDAPGNLKKSVLRGHLVELALPGAMERMEEIAALPYVKDCTVHGPLLHVLLDGAGNEEDLYKAVGVRPKAIIPSLEDVFVALSKRRRGGTENA